The Cellulomonas flavigena DSM 20109 DNA segment TTGTCCGACGCTCGCCGGTCTGACCTGCTGTGGGACGAGTACGTCAGGCGGCGTGCGTCTCACGTGGTTGTCCGAATCCTCAGTCGGGCACCGCGGGATGCCCGAGTCTCGTCTCGCTGATCCGCCCCAGCCACCAGGTGCCACCAGGTTCCGCCAGTGGCGTCCCTGATAGTGGTGCAGCCGCGGGGCCGTGGTCGTCGTAGACGACGGCGTGGCCAGAAAGCACAAGGGGTGCTGTAGGAACTCACACAGCCTGTCCGGTGCTCGGCACCGTGACCTGCTTGGCGACACGAACGCGAGACAGCCGCGTTCTCACCTTCCTGTCCGAATCCTCGTGAACCTGACGGCGCACGGAGCCGGGCCAGGGATCGCAGGAAGGTCACGGGGTGCGTCCTGCGCGGGCCGCTCAGCTCGCGGCGGTGGACCGCTCGAGCGGTAGGCCGGCGGCGTACCAGTCGGCCTTGCCGCCGGTGTAGACCCGGACGTCGCTGTAGCCCAGGCGCTGGAGCGCGGCGGCGGTGACCTTCGAGCGCCCGCAGCCGGGCCCGGAGCAGTAGACGACGACGGTGCGTCGCGGGTCCGGTGCGATGCGCGATGCCTCGCCCGGCGTGAGTTCCCCGGGCACGTTGATCGCGCCGGGCAGGTGCTCGCGGGCGTAGTGAGCTGCGGGCAGCGCCTCGATGAGGACCGCGGCGTCGTCCTCGACGAGCTGGACGAGCTCGTCGCGCGTGACGGTGCGCGTCATCCGCAACCACCACCGCAGCCGCAGCTGGTGCCGCAGGCGCTGGCGGCCGCGGCCCGCCGCCGACGCAGCCACAGGCCGACACCGATCACGGCGCCGACGAGGAGCGCGACCCCGAGCGCGACGGCTTCGCCGCCGGCGAGGAAGGCGCCGAGGCCCGCGACGAGCCCGCCGGCGGCGATCAGCGGCAGCGAGCAGGCGATGGCACAGGCCAGGACCACGCCGATCCCGGCCAGCGCGCCCTTCTTCTTCATCGCGCTCTTCGGGGTGGCGGTGTCGTGGTCGTGCAGGGTCGGGGCGTTCATGACTCTCCTTCTCGGGTCCGGGCAGGGGGCATCGCGGCCAGAACCCAGGACGGGTGGCCGGTCGTGGTGGATCCAGTGCGGCTAGGGGGCGATGCCGAACATGGCGGCGACGACGTCTGCGGCGCCGGGGGGCGCCTGGACCTCGAGGCGGACCTGGCCGGTGGTCATCTGGATGGTGAAGGTGAAGAACGTGCAGCAGTCCTGTTCCGCTGCGGCCAACCGGGCGACCTCCGCGGCGAGAGCCGGCGACGCCGAGAACGTCAGCGCGATGCCCCCGGCGACGTGCTCTCGCAACGTGGCCCGGGCGACGAGGGCTTGCCAGTCCGAGATCCGGTCGGGGACCGACCCGGCGTCCAACGAGCACGCGATCACCGGCTCATCCGACGCAGGAGCCGGCCCCCGCGTGAGCGGCACGAACGTGCGCCGGTCGGCCAGGGGCGCCGGTGCGGCGGTCGCGCACGGGCATCCGTCGCCGCACGGGCCGGCCGCGGGAGCCTCGGCCAGGCGAGCAGCGACCGTCTGCAGCTGCGCGGCCAGCGCGACGAGCTCCCCGATCAGGGTCTGGGTCTCGGCGAGGCGCTGGGCGACCATCTCCACGACCTGGTGAGCGACCGTCGAGCAGTCCTCGACGTCGTAGGCCTTCACCAGCTCCGCGACGTCGGCCAGCGGGATGCCCAGGTTCTTCGTCGCGGTGATGAAGCGCAGTCGCGCCAGGTCGGCGTCGTCGTAGGTCCGGTACCCGTTCCCGCCGCGCGTCGGCGGCTCGATGAGGCCGATGTCCTCGTAGTAGCGCAACGTCGTCGCCGGCACCCCGACCAGCTCGGCTGCTGCAGCGATGCGGTAGGTCATGCCGTGACCGTAAACCTTCGACCCGGATCGAAGGTCAAGCGCCGCATCAGCCGCCATCCGCCAGCGCCGCGGCCCGACTCAGGCATGCTGTGAGCGCGCCCCGCTCTCGCGGGTGCATGAACGCCTGGGACGTGGGAGGACGCTGGCCATGGGCCGTGCCGTGCAGTGGTGGGACGAGAAGCAGATCCCGCTGTATGTGGCGGCGATCGCTGCCGGCGCCGTCCTCGGGCTGGCTGCCCCCGGCCTCGGGCCCGAGCTCGAGCACACGATCAACCCGGTCCTGGCGCTGCTGCTGTTCGCGACCTTCCTCGGCGTGCCGCTGATCGAGGTCGGACGCGCGTTCCGCGACGTCCGCTTCCTCGCCACCGTCCTCGTCGCGAACTTCGTGGTCGTCCCGGCGGTCGTCTACGGGCTGTCCCGGTTCGTCGCCGACGACCGCGGACTGCTGCTCGGCGTCCTGCTCGTGCTGCTCACCCCGTGCATCGACTACGTCATCGTGTTCACCGGACTGGCCGGCGGAGCGCGGGCCCGCCTGCTCGCAGCCGCACCGCTGCTCATGGTCGCCCAGATCCTGCTGCTGCCCGGCTACCTCTACCTGTTCGCCGGCGGTGACGTCCTGTCCGTGGTCGACGTCGGCCCGTTCGTCGAAGCGTTCCTCGTGCTCATCGTCCTGCCTCTGGCAGCAGCCGCCGCCGTCCAGGCGCTCGCTCGCCGGCACCGGGCCGGGCAGGTGACCGAGTCCGTCACAGCCCAAGCGATGGTGCCGCTGATGATGGCCACCCTCGCCGTCGTGATCGGATCCCAGATCGCCGCCGTCGGCGACCAGGTCACCGAGCTCGTGCGCGTGGTGCCGCTCTACGTGGCGTTCGTCGTGCTGGCCGTCGCCGTCGGCCTGCTCGCCGGCCGGCTGACTCGGCTCGACGTCCCCGCCACCCGCGCGGTCATGTTCGCCACCGCGACCCGCAACTCCCTGGTCGTCCTCCCGCTCGCCCTGGCGCTGCCCGCCTCCCTCGCGATCGCGCCACTCGCCGTCGTTACCCAGACCCTCGTCGAGCTCGTCGCGATGGTTGTCCTGGTTCGCCTCGTCCCGCGACTGACACCCACCAGTCACCCGACACCGACGGTGCTGACCGGCACGCCCTGACTGCCCCGACGGGCACTCACGCCACACGACGCGAAGAACGCCACGCCTATGACAGGTCGGCGCGAAAGTGACAGCCCCGGTGCAAACCCACACCATGCCGCGGGATCGGGGCGTCTTGCCGCGGGATCGGGGCGTCTTGCCGCGGGATCGGCGCGTCTTGCCGCGGGATCGGGACCGGTCGACGAGGTCGTTGTAGGAACTCGTGCTTGTTGTCCGAGCAGTAAGCGCCGACCTGCGGATGGACAAGCGGGTGAGACCCGAGTCGTCTCATGTTCTTGTCCAGATCTTCTCTGCGCGGCGTGCCATGTCACCGCGCAGTCACGGCGCATCCCGGGGCGCCCGACACTCGCGAGGTTGCCACGGTTACACCGCTCGGCTATATCGTCGCGCTATGACGATGATAGAGACAGGGCGCGATGCGGTCGGTTGACGAGTCGCACGCGTTCGAGGCCGCAGCGTGCCTGTTTCACGGCTTCAGCGATCCCTCGCGCCTGACGATCCTGCGCCACCTGGCACTGGGGGAGCACCGCGTGGTGGACCTGACCGAGCACCTGGGCCTCGCGCAGTCCACGGTGTCCAAGCACCTGGCGTGCCTGCGTGATTGCGGCCTGGTCAGCTCACGCCCGCAAGGCCGCGCCTCGGTGTTCAGCCTGAACCATCCCGAGGCGCTGATGGACCTGCTCGCGGCCGCCGAGCGGCTGCTGGCCCTAACTGGCGACGCGGTCACGCTGTGCCCGACCTTCGGTATCGCTGCGGCCGGCACCGACCAGGTGACGACATGAGCGCGACCGGGGAGCTCGACGCCGTCGAGGTCGAACGCCTGACCCGCCGCGGGCTGCGCCTGGCGCAGTTCACCGTCGCGTACAACGTGGTCGAGGGTGCCGTCGCGATCACCGCGGGCCTGCTGGCCGGACTGGTGTCGGTGGTCGGGTTCGGCGTCGACTCCGCGATCGAGTCGATCGCCGGCGTCCTGGTCGCGCTGCGCCTGTCCGCGCGGCTGCGCCACGGCGAGGCGGACGAGCGCAAGGAGCGGCTGGCGCTCAAGGCCGTGGCCGTGACGTTCTTCGTCCTGGCCGCCTACGTCACCATCGAGGGCATCCGCAGCCTGATCGACGGCGAGGCTCCCGACAGCTCGCCGCTGGCGATCGGGCTGCTCGTCGCCTCGATCATCGTCATGCCCGTGCTGGCCGCCATGAAGCGCACCGTGGGCCTGCGGCTGAAGGACAACCTGATCCTCGCCGACGCCGCCGAGACGCGGATCTGCGTGCTGCTGAGCATCTCCACCCTCGCCGGCGTCGGGCTCTACGCCCTGACCGGCGCCGCGTGGCTGGACCCGGTCGCGGCGTTCGTGATCGCAGCGTTCGCCATCCACGAAGGCAAGGAGGCCTGGGAGGGCGAGCTGGTCGAGGACGACGACGATGACGACTGACACCGCGGCAGGCCTCGCGCTGGGCCTGTACCTGCTCGGGGTCGTGGCGGCGTTCGGCGTGCGGACCTGGCTGCACCGGCGGCGCACCGGCACCAGCGGCTACCTGGGCCTGTCCGGCGCGCCCGGTTCGGCGCAGTGGTGGGGCGGGGTGCTGTTCGCGGCCGCGGCCGCGGTCGTGCTCGGCGCCGCCGGACCGGCACTCGCCGTGGCCGGCACCGGACCGCAGCCGGCCGCCCTGCCGGCAGCGCTGCGCTGGGCGGGCCTGGCCGCCGCGGTGCTGGGATTCGCCGCGGTGCTAGGGGCGCAGTCCGCGATGGGCAGCTCCTGGCGCATCGGCGTCGACCCGGGCGAGCGCACGAGCCTGGTGACCACCGGCGCGTTCGCGCTCGTGCGCAACCCGATCTTCACCGCCATGATCACCGCGCTGACCGGCGTGGCTTTGCTCGCCCCCACCCTGGTGACGGCCGCGGCCCTGGTCAGCCTCGTGCTCGCCGTCGAGCTGCAGGTCCGCGTCGTCGAGGAGCCGTACCTGCGCCAGGTCCACGGTCAGCAATACGCGCTCTACACCGCCCGCGTCGGGCGGTTCGTCCCCGGGATCGGGCTGCAGCGGCAGATGCTCGCCACCGAAGGAGAGAACGCACGATGAGTGTCGGGCACGCCCACGCGGGCGGCACCGCGACCGCCCAGCACCGCAAGCGCCTGGTCCTGGTGCTGGTCATCACCCTCAGCGTCGTCGCCGCCCAGATCGTCGGCGGACTGGTCTCGGGCTCGCTTGCGCTGCTCGCCGACGCCGGGCACATGCTCACTGACGCCACCGGCGTCGCGATCGCCCTGGTCGCCAGCACCCTGGCCACACGGCCCGCGACGAACACTCGCACCAACGGGCTGCAGCGCGCCGAGATCCTCGCCGCCCTGGCCAACGCGCTGCTGCTGGGTGGGTTGGCGATCTGGGTCATCGTCGAGGCGGTGCAACGCTGGAACGACCCGCCCGAGGTCGCGACCGGGCTCATGCTGGCCGTCGCGGCCGTCGCGGCCGTCGGCGCGCTGGCGAACCTGGCCAGCTTGATGATCCTGCGCGCCGGCAAGCACGAGAGCCTGAACGTGCGCGGCGCCTACCTCGAGGTCCTCAGCGACCTGGTCGGCTCGATCGCCGTCATCATCGCCGGCATCGTCATCGCCACCACCGGGTACACCCGCGCCGACGTCATCGCCTCCGTCGCGATCGGGGTGTTCATCATCCCGCGAGCCTGGTCCCTGCTGCGCGACGTCATCGACATCCTGCTCGAGGCCACACCCAAGGGCCTGAACCTCGAGCAGGTCCGCGACCACATGCGCGAGGTACCCGGCGTCGTCGACGTGCACGACCTGCACGCCTGGACCATCACCAGCGGCGTCACCGCCCTGTCCGCACACGTCGTCGTCGACGACGAGTGCATCGACCAAGGACGCCCCGGTGCGGTCCTGGACGCGCTCGACGAGTGCCTCGGTGAGCACTTCGCGATGGAGCACTGCACCCTGCAGCTCGAGCCGGTCGGCCACCGCTCGCACGAGAACGCGCACCACGACTAGGTAGGTGTAGGGACGCGTCGAGCCTGTCCGACGGTCGGTGCCCTGACCTGCAGCCTGGACACGATCGTGAGACGCCCTTCGTCTCACTTGTCTGTCCGAATCCTCAGCCGTTGGGGCGGCGTGTCTTCAGGGCAACCGCCAGAAGTCGCCGGTCAGCCCGCAGTCCTCGAGGAGCCGCTGGTTGTGCTCGCGCGTGTGGGGGTGGAAGTCGGGGTCGACGCGGTCGCCGTACCAGGGCTGGGCGAGCCGCCACACCGTCGTGGCGGCGACGACCTGCCCCGATCCGGGAGCGTGCTGCGTGGTCCACCGGCCGGCGTGGTCCTGGTCGCAGAACATCCGGATCAGCGTGCAGGTGCCCACGACGTCGTCCCACCAGGACGCTGCCGGGCGGGGGAACCGCACCGCGAGCTGTGGACGCGGCGCGATCGTCGGCCCGGTGTCGAACCCGATGTGTGATCCGCACTGCGGGCAGGCGGTGTCGATCCGCACGTCGAGTCCCAGCGCAGCGCTGATCCCGAACGAGTCCCAGGCGCACCCGCCCCACCAGCGCCGGTCGTCGAGCCCGTCGAGGGGAGTGACGACGAACGCCATCGGAGCCGCCGTGAACGGGTGAGCCATGCGGACAGCGTCACCGTCGGGCGACAGCACGAGCGCGTGAGCATCGGCCAGCTCTGTCAGGCGCTCCTGGACGGCGTCGACCGAGCTCGAGGTCAGGCGCGCGAGCTCCGCGATCGACGGCGCGCGGCCCTCGCGCACGAACGTCTCGTAGACCAGGTCGCGCACCCGTCGCGTCTCGAGCGCATCCATCGGCACAGCACCTCATCCCTCGGACCGGACGGACGCTCAACACTAGAGGGGGAGGGCGCGATCCTCGACGACGGCCTTCATGACGAGCGTCGACGACAGCCGCTGCACGCCGGGCAGCGCGGCGAGGTGTTCGTCGTAGAGCCGCTGGAAGTGCGGCAGGTCCCGGGCGACGACGCGCAGCAGGTAGTCGGGGTCGCCGAACAGCCGCTGCGCGTGCACGACGTGCTCCAGGCCGGCGACCGCGGACTCGAACCCGGTGATCGCCTCGCGGGTGGCCTCGCGCATGGTGACGAACACGAGGGCCTCGAAGGTCAGCCCGACCGCGTGCGGGTCCAGGTGCGCCCGGTAGCCGCTGATGACACCTGACCGCTCCAGCGCCCGCAGCCGGCGATGGCAGGGCGAGACGCTCAGCTGCACGCGGGCGGCGAGGTCAGTGAGCGTCAGGCGCCCGTCCTCCTGCAGCTCCGCAAGGATCTTCCGGTCGATGGCGTCCACAGCGACGATTCTTCCACCACCCTGGATCTCGTGCGAAGAACTTGGAAGCACCTTCGGTGTGATCCGGCATAGCGTTCCCGGCAGGAAGTCGTGATGAACGGCCAGGGTGGGAGGGGTCAGCCGGGTGGACGGTTCCGCCGTGGTCGCGTTCTGGGCGGTGTCGTTCGTCCTCGTCCTGACCCCGGGTGCGGACTGGGCGTACGCGATCAGTGCCGGCCTCCGGCAGCGCGTCGCGGCGCCGGCGGTCGCGGGCCTGCTGGCTGGGCACCTGACCCATACGTTCCTGGTCGCGGCCGGCGTCGGCGCGCTCGTCAGCCGCGCGCCGACGCTCCTGAGAGCCGTGACCGTCGTCGCCGCGGCTTACCTTGTCTGGCTCGGCGTCGCCACGCTCCGAACCGCCGCGGCGTCGCACCCTGACGCCGGGGGACCGGTGGGATCCCGATGGGGGTGGGCGGCGCGCGGATGGGGCATCAGCGGGCTGAACCCGAAGGCGTTCCTGCTGTTCCTCGCGTTGCTGCCGCAGTTCACCCGTGCTTCCGCCCCGTGGCCCCAACCGGCGCAGATGGTCACGCTCGGACTGGTGCACACCGCAAGCTGCGCTGTCGTCTACACGGTCGTCGCGGCGGCGGCGCACCGTGTGCTGGGTGCTCGGGCGACCGCGACGCTCGTCGTGGCCCGCGTGTCCGGCATCGTGATGATCGGGCTCGGCGCGTTCATCGCGGTCGAGCAGCTGACCTGACCACCGAGGAGACCTCGTGAGCGAGACGCCCCCGTACGCCGCACCCGAACCATCGGCCGCACGGCGACGGCGCGCGCGCCTGCACCATCTACAGGACATGAAGCAGCGCGGTGAGCGGTGGACGATGCTCATCGCCCACGACACCTACGCCGCCGCGATCGTCGACGACGGCGGCATACCCGTGCTGCAGTACGCCCACCTGCACGCCGCGGCCCACGACGTCGCCGACGACGTCGTCGCCACCGACACCTTCCCCGGCCCCGAGCACACCTTCGCGAGCAAGGCATGAGCGACCCGACCTCTGCACCGCCAGACGACGCGCGGCTGCACGAGCGGATCGCCACCAGCTTCGAGCGCCAAGGACTCATGGCCCACCTCGGCGCCCGCCTGACCCACGTCTCGCCCGGCCGGGTCCACCTCGAGCTGACCGCGCGGCCCGAGCTCTCCCAGCAGCACGGGCACGTGCACGGCGGAGCCATCGCGACACTTGCCGACACCGCGGGAGGCTACGCCGCACTCACCCTGCTACCCGACGACCGCGAGGTCCTCACCACCGGCTTCACGATCGACTTCCTCGCCCCCGCAGGGCGACGGCTTGAGGCTGTGGCCAGCGTCCTGAAGCACGGCCGCACCCTGACCGTGTGCCGCATCGACGTCCTCGCCCATGGCGACGACTCGACCCGGCTGATCGCCGCGGCCCAGCAGACCCTGATCAGCACGACGGCTCCCGGCTCCGACGCAGCTCAGCACTGATTCCCGGCCGCGTCCATGCCGAGCGGCATCGGCGACGGGTCAGGGCGTTCGCGGCGCCGCTGTAGGACCTCGTCGAGTGCCGCGCGCATCGTTGCCGACCACACGAGCCCGGCTACCTCGACTGCCCGGCGTACGAGGGCGACGCGTACCGGCACGCCTTGCGGACACGCAAACGCGACGGCGGACACGCGTCGGACACGCTAGCGCGAATCGGACAAGCTCAACGCGAACCCACACCCGAGCCCTCAGGCGCGTCTTCCCGAGCCCTCACGCGCGTCTTCCCGAGCCCTCAGGCGCGTCTTCCCACGGGATTTGTAGGAACTCAGCAGAGTTGGCCCGCACCCGGCACCCTGACCTGTAGCGGGACAGATGGCTGAGACGCCGGTCGTCTCATCTACCTGTCCGAATCCTCAGCAGGTTCCCACCACCAGTGCCTCGACGGGCTGGGACCATACGGCAGGTGAGCCTCGACGACGTCGTTTCCCGAATCCACGCGGCGGTCCCCGCGCAGACTCGCGCGTTGGTCGCGATCGACGGTGTTGGCGCGAGCGGCAAGACCACATTGGCCACGGCGTTGGCCCGGCACATCACCACCAGACCCGTCCTCGTCCTGCACGTGGACGACTTCTTCAATGTCGCAGCGGTGCGGCATGCCCGGGGGCGGACCTCGGCCGAAGGTTTCTGGCTCGACGCGATCAACACGTCCGCGCTGCGATCGGCCCTCGACCACCTCTCGGCCGAGGGCGAGGGCCTCTACAGGGCCGCGTCGATCGACCACCGGAGCGGGAGGTCGTGGGATCCGCCGCGTCAGGCAGCAGCACCGCGCGCGCTCGTGCTGGTCGAAGGGGTCTTCCTGCACCGTGACGAGCTGGTCGACTACTGGGACTTCTCTGTCTGGCTCGACGTGGCGCCAGATGAGGCGGCGCGTCGCATGGTGCAGCGGGACGGCCTCGACCCCGACGACCCCCGTCTCGAGCGGTACGAGGGGGCCCAGCGGCTCTACGTCGAGCGGGCTCGACCCCGGGAGCGCGCCAGTGTGGTCATCGACATGACGAAACCTTCGGCCCCACGCGTGGTCGCCTGAGCCTCCGGCTGGGCAGCAATCCTGACGACCTCTGGGTCGAAGTCGGCAAGCCAGAGCCAGGCGAGCTCGAGTCGGCTCTCGTAGACGACGTGCGCGGAGTTCGTCGAGGAGAAGGGGCCCGGGTAGTTGCGCTGGCGGGCGTACGACGGCGGGATGCGGACCGGAGAGCCGAACGCCACCTGGCGCAGGTCGACCTCCGAGAGGTCGGCTTCGAGCTCGGTCCCCTCAGCGGTCATGTGCGTGGCACGAGCCGCGCTCAGCTCCACGCCGTCGAGCGTCCTCCTGGGGCAAGTACGTGAGATTGGGACACGCCGTGGGCAACTACGTGAGATTGGGACAACTCAGATGAGATCCCACAGCTGGGCCGCCGGCGACGACGACACGCGCCGGGCGATTCTGCGTCTTCCCGAGCCCTCAGGCGCGTCTTCCCACGGGACTTGTAGGAACTCGTGCGAGCTGTCCGACGGCTGCACGCGCGACGTGCTGAGGGAAAGATGGGCGAGAGCCGGCCTGTCTCACGCACCTGTCCGAATCCTCGGAATCGGCGCTAGGTCGCACGGAGCGGCGATCTTGCGATGCTCGTCCTGCCGCCGGTGGTCGCCAACGCCGGCATCGTCCTGTCCCGCCGAGACGTCACTGCCGACGTCCAGCGGCCGAGGACGAGCGCGCAACCTCGGCCCGTCCGAGACCAGTCCCGCGCCCGGGCGTGGCCGTCAGCGTTCGAGCAAGGCACTGGCGAGCGCGGCAAGGTCGGCGTGGTCGATCTCGCGCAGTTCGTATCCCGAGTGGAAGAGGCGTTGCTGCTCGGCGGACAGGCAGCCGACGCGTCGGCCGTCGATCGTGCCGTGGACGAATGCCGAGGCGGGGTACTCGAAGCGGGCTCCGTCCAGTCCTGCCTGCGTGGCGCTGCCGTCGGGTGCGAAGTCCAGCGGGTGCACGTCGACGTAGGACGGGCCGCGGAACTCGACGCGCACCGGCCACCAGTCGGTCTCGGCGACGTACCCGGCGGCGCTCAGCACCTCACGGATCTGCGGGTCGTCCTCGATCCGGTACATCAGGTCGAGGTCGCGGTGCTCGCGCGTCTGGCGTCCGACCAGCGCGTCGATGCCCCACCCGCCACCAATCCACACGGCGACGCCCGCGCGGTCGAAGGAGTCAAGCGCCACGTGCACCAGCTCGATCGTCATGGGCCCCGTGTCCACGGCGGACACGGTAGTCGGCTAGCTGCTTGAGGTCCTTGCCGACTCAGGTGAGATCCCATAGCGGGTGCGGGCACTAGTCGAAGTTGCCCCGATGCCTTGATGCCCCGATG contains these protein-coding regions:
- a CDS encoding rhodanese-like domain-containing protein, whose product is MTRTVTRDELVQLVEDDAAVLIEALPAAHYAREHLPGAINVPGELTPGEASRIAPDPRRTVVVYCSGPGCGRSKVTAAALQRLGYSDVRVYTGGKADWYAAGLPLERSTAAS
- a CDS encoding MerR family transcriptional regulator; the protein is MTYRIAAAAELVGVPATTLRYYEDIGLIEPPTRGGNGYRTYDDADLARLRFITATKNLGIPLADVAELVKAYDVEDCSTVAHQVVEMVAQRLAETQTLIGELVALAAQLQTVAARLAEAPAAGPCGDGCPCATAAPAPLADRRTFVPLTRGPAPASDEPVIACSLDAGSVPDRISDWQALVARATLREHVAGGIALTFSASPALAAEVARLAAAEQDCCTFFTFTIQMTTGQVRLEVQAPPGAADVVAAMFGIAP
- a CDS encoding bile acid:sodium symporter — its product is MGRAVQWWDEKQIPLYVAAIAAGAVLGLAAPGLGPELEHTINPVLALLLFATFLGVPLIEVGRAFRDVRFLATVLVANFVVVPAVVYGLSRFVADDRGLLLGVLLVLLTPCIDYVIVFTGLAGGARARLLAAAPLLMVAQILLLPGYLYLFAGGDVLSVVDVGPFVEAFLVLIVLPLAAAAAVQALARRHRAGQVTESVTAQAMVPLMMATLAVVIGSQIAAVGDQVTELVRVVPLYVAFVVLAVAVGLLAGRLTRLDVPATRAVMFATATRNSLVVLPLALALPASLAIAPLAVVTQTLVELVAMVVLVRLVPRLTPTSHPTPTVLTGTP
- a CDS encoding ArsR/SmtB family transcription factor yields the protein MRSVDESHAFEAAACLFHGFSDPSRLTILRHLALGEHRVVDLTEHLGLAQSTVSKHLACLRDCGLVSSRPQGRASVFSLNHPEALMDLLAAAERLLALTGDAVTLCPTFGIAAAGTDQVTT
- a CDS encoding cation transporter; protein product: MSATGELDAVEVERLTRRGLRLAQFTVAYNVVEGAVAITAGLLAGLVSVVGFGVDSAIESIAGVLVALRLSARLRHGEADERKERLALKAVAVTFFVLAAYVTIEGIRSLIDGEAPDSSPLAIGLLVASIIVMPVLAAMKRTVGLRLKDNLILADAAETRICVLLSISTLAGVGLYALTGAAWLDPVAAFVIAAFAIHEGKEAWEGELVEDDDDDD
- a CDS encoding methyltransferase family protein; the encoded protein is MTTDTAAGLALGLYLLGVVAAFGVRTWLHRRRTGTSGYLGLSGAPGSAQWWGGVLFAAAAAVVLGAAGPALAVAGTGPQPAALPAALRWAGLAAAVLGFAAVLGAQSAMGSSWRIGVDPGERTSLVTTGAFALVRNPIFTAMITALTGVALLAPTLVTAAALVSLVLAVELQVRVVEEPYLRQVHGQQYALYTARVGRFVPGIGLQRQMLATEGENAR
- a CDS encoding cation diffusion facilitator family transporter, producing the protein MSVGHAHAGGTATAQHRKRLVLVLVITLSVVAAQIVGGLVSGSLALLADAGHMLTDATGVAIALVASTLATRPATNTRTNGLQRAEILAALANALLLGGLAIWVIVEAVQRWNDPPEVATGLMLAVAAVAAVGALANLASLMILRAGKHESLNVRGAYLEVLSDLVGSIAVIIAGIVIATTGYTRADVIASVAIGVFIIPRAWSLLRDVIDILLEATPKGLNLEQVRDHMREVPGVVDVHDLHAWTITSGVTALSAHVVVDDECIDQGRPGAVLDALDECLGEHFAMEHCTLQLEPVGHRSHENAHHD
- a CDS encoding alkylmercury lyase family protein, which codes for MDALETRRVRDLVYETFVREGRAPSIAELARLTSSSVDAVQERLTELADAHALVLSPDGDAVRMAHPFTAAPMAFVVTPLDGLDDRRWWGGCAWDSFGISAALGLDVRIDTACPQCGSHIGFDTGPTIAPRPQLAVRFPRPAASWWDDVVGTCTLIRMFCDQDHAGRWTTQHAPGSGQVVAATTVWRLAQPWYGDRVDPDFHPHTREHNQRLLEDCGLTGDFWRLP
- a CDS encoding Lrp/AsnC family transcriptional regulator, producing the protein MDAIDRKILAELQEDGRLTLTDLAARVQLSVSPCHRRLRALERSGVISGYRAHLDPHAVGLTFEALVFVTMREATREAITGFESAVAGLEHVVHAQRLFGDPDYLLRVVARDLPHFQRLYDEHLAALPGVQRLSSTLVMKAVVEDRALPL
- a CDS encoding LysE family translocator, with protein sequence MDGSAVVAFWAVSFVLVLTPGADWAYAISAGLRQRVAAPAVAGLLAGHLTHTFLVAAGVGALVSRAPTLLRAVTVVAAAYLVWLGVATLRTAAASHPDAGGPVGSRWGWAARGWGISGLNPKAFLLFLALLPQFTRASAPWPQPAQMVTLGLVHTASCAVVYTVVAAAAHRVLGARATATLVVARVSGIVMIGLGAFIAVEQLT
- a CDS encoding PaaI family thioesterase produces the protein MSDPTSAPPDDARLHERIATSFERQGLMAHLGARLTHVSPGRVHLELTARPELSQQHGHVHGGAIATLADTAGGYAALTLLPDDREVLTTGFTIDFLAPAGRRLEAVASVLKHGRTLTVCRIDVLAHGDDSTRLIAAAQQTLISTTAPGSDAAQH
- a CDS encoding uridine kinase, yielding MSLDDVVSRIHAAVPAQTRALVAIDGVGASGKTTLATALARHITTRPVLVLHVDDFFNVAAVRHARGRTSAEGFWLDAINTSALRSALDHLSAEGEGLYRAASIDHRSGRSWDPPRQAAAPRALVLVEGVFLHRDELVDYWDFSVWLDVAPDEAARRMVQRDGLDPDDPRLERYEGAQRLYVERARPRERASVVIDMTKPSAPRVVA
- a CDS encoding nucleotidyltransferase domain-containing protein, which gives rise to MDTGPMTIELVHVALDSFDRAGVAVWIGGGWGIDALVGRQTREHRDLDLMYRIEDDPQIREVLSAAGYVAETDWWPVRVEFRGPSYVDVHPLDFAPDGSATQAGLDGARFEYPASAFVHGTIDGRRVGCLSAEQQRLFHSGYELREIDHADLAALASALLER